The Apium graveolens cultivar Ventura chromosome 11, ASM990537v1, whole genome shotgun sequence genome has a window encoding:
- the LOC141697207 gene encoding V-type proton ATPase subunit G 1-like, giving the protein MDTNRGQNGIQLLLAAEQEAQSIVNAARNEKLARLKQAKDEAEKEVAAFRAQMELEFQQKVAESSGDSGANVKRLEKETAAKIDNLKAEASRISQDVVHMLLKHVTTVKN; this is encoded by the exons ATGGACACCAACAGGGGCCAAAATGGAATCCAACTTTTGCTAGCTGCAGAACAAGAGGCTCAAAGCATTGTTAATGCAGCCAGAAATG AAAAATTGGCTAGACTTAAACAAGCCAAAGATGAGGCTGAGAAGGAGGTAGCTGCATTTCGTGCTCAAATGGAACTTGAATTTCAGCAGAAGGTTGCAGAG AGTAGTGGAGATTCAGGTGCTAATGTGAAGCGTCTAGAGAAGGAAACTGCAGCAAAGATTGATAACTTAAAGGCTGAAGCTTCACGAATTTCACAGGATGTTGTCCACATGCTTTTGAAGCATGTGACAACCGTAAAGAACTAA